One window of Chamaesiphon minutus PCC 6605 genomic DNA carries:
- a CDS encoding gamma-glutamylcyclotransferase family protein has translation MNADIHVFVYGTLKPGEANFDRYCRNKVITSHRAYINGDLYHLPTCGYPGATHGTNKVQGFVLSFNNSAILIDLDELEDYDPQRQPAENDYTRELVTTHTPDRILQISAWAYFMTPQQIYQLNGILIPDGWWEG, from the coding sequence ATGAATGCTGACATACATGTGTTTGTCTACGGTACGCTCAAACCGGGCGAGGCTAATTTCGATCGCTATTGCCGCAATAAAGTCATTACCAGCCACCGCGCCTATATTAATGGAGACTTGTATCACCTACCCACTTGCGGCTATCCAGGAGCGACTCATGGCACCAACAAAGTACAAGGTTTCGTCCTCTCCTTTAATAACTCAGCAATCCTCATCGACTTAGACGAACTCGAAGACTACGATCCGCAACGACAGCCAGCAGAGAACGATTATACCCGCGAATTAGTCACAACACACACACCCGATCGAATTCTCCAAATCTCAGCCTGGGCATATTTTATGACCCCACAGCAAATTTACCAACTAAACGGCATCCTCATTCCCGACGGATGGTGGGAGGGTTAA
- a CDS encoding DNA-directed RNA polymerase subunit omega: MIQRRSHSHFDSIQIAYRAEELIGAASNRYKITVQVANRAKKRHRYESDNIDDPSIKPVMRAIIEMSDELTQPEILGD; encoded by the coding sequence ATGATTCAACGTCGTTCGCATTCCCATTTTGACTCGATCCAAATTGCCTATCGAGCCGAGGAACTGATTGGCGCAGCTTCTAATCGCTATAAAATTACCGTCCAAGTCGCAAATCGAGCCAAAAAGCGTCATCGCTATGAATCCGATAATATTGATGACCCCTCAATTAAACCCGTCATGCGCGCCATTATCGAGATGTCTGACGAACTAACTCAGCCAGAGATCCTGGGAGACTAG
- a CDS encoding DUF1818 family protein has protein sequence MQKVLKSGAGWRIGWRPQSEYQGLVGGDDWAFELTDRELADFCRLLGQLVANMRSMQAELMDEENIACEAESDLVWMQVEGVPSKYRLRLILNNGRSCEGNWTADAVPDLIAAVDSLKFF, from the coding sequence ATGCAAAAAGTTCTTAAATCTGGTGCTGGATGGCGAATCGGTTGGCGTCCGCAAAGTGAATATCAAGGATTAGTCGGCGGCGACGACTGGGCATTTGAATTAACAGATCGAGAACTGGCAGATTTTTGTCGGCTATTAGGGCAATTAGTCGCCAACATGCGATCGATGCAAGCCGAATTAATGGATGAAGAAAATATTGCCTGCGAAGCCGAGAGCGATTTAGTTTGGATGCAAGTTGAAGGAGTGCCAAGCAAATATAGGCTGCGACTGATTTTGAATAACGGGCGTAGTTGTGAGGGCAATTGGACGGCTGACGCCGTTCCCGATCTGATTGCCGCAGTTGACAGTTTGAAGTTTTTTTGA
- a CDS encoding alpha-amylase yields MSAINGVMMQYFHWYLPPDGSLWQQLGRDATELVAAGFTALWLPPAYKGSNGGFDVGYATYDLFDLGEFDQKGSIRTKYGTKAEYLAAIDRAQTAGIQIYGDVVFNHRLGADAVEEFDATPLDHNNRYLAIDAAQKIQGWTHFTFPGRQGKYSTMEWHWWHFDAIDYNVYNQQQKAVYLIKDKAFDRYVDLEKGNFDYLMGCDLDMDHPEVVGELKYWGQWYLDTTKLDGFRLDAVKHIEPRFFYDWIAHLNNYAQKDLFTVGEYWSYDLDALEYFINQTQGKIHLFDAPLHNNFFVASRQGRNYDLRRIFDETLVRSHPTLAVTFVENHDSQPLQSLESVVEGWFKPLAYALILLREAGYPCVFYSDYYGSSYRDRGRDGNEYDIVLASHRPILDRLLHARREYAYGIQLDYFDHPNTVGWTRLGNPEHPASMAVLLGNGKPGSKWMNVGKPNTTYIDMTESVAIKIRTNADGWGEFVCNGGSVSVWIPASI; encoded by the coding sequence GTGTCAGCAATAAATGGGGTGATGATGCAATACTTCCACTGGTATTTACCTCCAGATGGTAGCTTGTGGCAACAGTTAGGACGAGATGCGACAGAATTAGTCGCAGCCGGATTTACAGCTTTGTGGTTGCCACCCGCTTATAAAGGCAGCAACGGTGGTTTTGATGTCGGCTATGCTACTTACGATCTGTTCGATCTGGGTGAATTCGACCAAAAAGGCTCGATTAGGACTAAATATGGCACTAAGGCAGAATATTTAGCCGCGATCGATCGCGCTCAAACTGCTGGTATTCAAATCTATGGTGATGTTGTCTTCAATCATCGGTTGGGTGCTGATGCTGTCGAGGAATTTGATGCCACACCGCTCGACCATAATAATCGATATCTCGCCATCGATGCTGCTCAAAAAATTCAAGGTTGGACGCATTTTACCTTCCCCGGTCGCCAAGGCAAATATTCGACTATGGAATGGCATTGGTGGCATTTTGACGCGATCGATTATAACGTCTACAATCAGCAGCAAAAAGCAGTTTACCTAATTAAAGATAAAGCTTTCGATCGCTATGTCGATCTAGAAAAAGGTAACTTTGACTATCTCATGGGCTGCGATCTGGACATGGATCATCCCGAAGTAGTGGGCGAGCTAAAATATTGGGGTCAATGGTATTTAGATACAACCAAGCTCGATGGTTTTCGATTAGATGCTGTCAAACATATCGAACCTCGATTCTTTTATGATTGGATCGCGCATCTCAACAATTATGCCCAAAAAGATCTATTTACAGTTGGTGAATATTGGTCTTACGATCTCGATGCGCTGGAGTATTTTATCAACCAAACTCAAGGCAAAATTCACCTATTTGATGCGCCTCTACACAATAATTTTTTTGTTGCCAGTCGTCAGGGTAGAAACTACGATCTGCGCCGAATCTTCGATGAAACTCTCGTCCGCTCCCATCCGACACTCGCAGTTACCTTTGTCGAAAATCACGATTCGCAACCGCTGCAATCGCTCGAATCGGTCGTCGAAGGTTGGTTTAAACCACTCGCTTATGCTCTGATCTTACTGCGCGAAGCTGGCTATCCTTGCGTATTTTATAGCGACTATTACGGGTCGAGCTATCGCGATCGCGGTCGCGATGGCAATGAGTATGATATCGTACTGGCATCCCATCGCCCCATCCTCGATCGACTTCTGCACGCTCGTCGCGAATATGCTTATGGCATTCAGCTCGATTATTTCGACCATCCCAATACAGTAGGTTGGACGCGCTTGGGCAACCCGGAGCATCCGGCTAGTATGGCTGTCCTGCTGGGTAATGGCAAGCCAGGGTCAAAATGGATGAATGTCGGCAAACCAAATACGACCTATATCGATATGACAGAGTCAGTCGCGATTAAAATTCGGACTAATGCCGATGGCTGGGGGGAGTTTGTTTGCAATGGTGGTTCTGTCTCTGTTTGGATTCCAGCATCTATCTAA
- the ilvA gene encoding threonine ammonia-lyase, biosynthetic, with protein sequence MSNHPDYLQKILTAAVYDVAIESPLDRASILSKRLKNQILLKREDMQPVFSFKLRGAYNKMAKLKPELLARGVIAASAGNHAQGVALGAKQLGTTATIVMPVTTPQMKVNAVAARGAEVILWGDTYDDAYAYACHLGEERGLTFIHPFDDPDVIAGQGTIGMEILRQYQQPIHAIFVAIGGGGLISGIAAYVKRLYPETKIIGVEPVDADAMSRSLAAGERVKLDRVGLFADGVAVKEVGVETFRLCQQYVDEVMLVDTDDICAAIKDVFEDTRSILEPAGALAIAAAKAYIEREGIRDKTLVAVACGANMNFDRLRFVAERAEVGERREAILAVTIPEERGSFRRFCTCLGTHNLTEFNYRMANTTEAHIFVGVQVQDRADTASIVAKLVAEGFKTLDLTDDEMTKLHLRHLVGGRSPVAQDELLYRFEFPERTGALTKFLNSMNPDWNISLFHYRNHGADYGRILIGIEVPPTDMTAWYEFLDRTPYRYWDERTNPAYQLFLS encoded by the coding sequence GTGTCCAACCATCCCGACTACCTCCAAAAAATCCTCACCGCTGCGGTCTATGATGTCGCGATCGAATCGCCACTAGATCGCGCCTCAATCCTCTCCAAACGCCTGAAAAATCAGATTTTGCTCAAACGCGAAGACATGCAGCCCGTCTTCTCCTTCAAGCTGCGGGGAGCCTATAACAAGATGGCCAAACTCAAGCCCGAATTACTAGCGAGAGGAGTAATTGCGGCTTCGGCGGGAAATCACGCACAAGGAGTCGCCTTAGGAGCCAAGCAACTGGGGACGACGGCAACGATTGTCATGCCCGTGACAACGCCGCAAATGAAGGTAAATGCCGTTGCCGCTAGAGGCGCAGAGGTGATTTTATGGGGGGACACTTATGATGATGCTTATGCCTATGCCTGTCATTTGGGTGAAGAACGCGGACTGACATTCATTCATCCTTTTGACGATCCTGACGTAATTGCAGGACAGGGGACGATCGGAATGGAGATTTTACGTCAGTACCAACAGCCGATCCATGCGATTTTTGTAGCCATCGGTGGCGGTGGTTTGATCTCAGGAATTGCGGCGTATGTGAAGCGGCTGTATCCAGAAACCAAGATTATTGGCGTCGAGCCAGTCGATGCGGATGCGATGAGTCGATCGCTTGCAGCCGGAGAGCGAGTTAAACTCGATCGAGTGGGCTTATTTGCCGATGGTGTGGCGGTTAAGGAAGTTGGCGTCGAAACTTTCCGCTTGTGTCAGCAATATGTAGATGAGGTCATGTTAGTCGATACCGATGATATCTGCGCGGCGATTAAAGATGTCTTCGAGGATACCCGCTCGATTTTAGAGCCTGCTGGCGCGCTGGCAATCGCGGCGGCTAAGGCTTATATCGAGCGCGAAGGGATTCGGGATAAAACGCTAGTAGCCGTGGCTTGTGGTGCGAATATGAACTTCGATCGGTTGCGATTTGTCGCCGAACGTGCCGAAGTCGGCGAACGCCGCGAAGCAATTTTGGCTGTGACTATTCCTGAAGAACGGGGCAGTTTTCGCCGCTTTTGTACCTGTTTGGGGACACACAATCTGACCGAATTTAATTATCGGATGGCAAATACCACCGAAGCCCATATTTTCGTCGGCGTCCAAGTCCAAGATCGCGCCGATACCGCCTCGATCGTGGCTAAACTGGTGGCTGAGGGTTTTAAAACCCTAGATCTAACCGACGATGAAATGACCAAACTCCACCTCCGGCATCTCGTCGGCGGACGCTCTCCTGTCGCTCAAGACGAACTCCTGTATCGATTTGAGTTTCCCGAACGCACTGGCGCACTGACTAAATTCCTCAATAGTATGAATCCCGACTGGAATATCAGTCTGTTCCACTATCGCAATCACGGTGCCGATTACGGACGGATTTTAATTGGGATCGAGGTACCACCGACAGATATGACAGCTTGGTACGAATTCCTCGATCGCACCCCATACCGCTACTGGGACGAACGCACTAATCCGGCTTATCAATTATTTTTGAGTTAG
- the rppB gene encoding two-component system sensor histidine kinase RppB: MHQNRLFNRTRIQLTLTYALVIGVITLLCGSAIHFVMIRAFTRIVDRELNTLAGAVHDTLESVLQQPEIVAPAATKFLPGLCLIGKECGLVKSDSRIFELTQEQGYSLRLLNVKGRAIATLGPNKHKLINNVPTMNWKTITDDRGERYYTHTLLLKTIDNRDWGYLQVAQSFHRLDDYMHSLHLILILGTPLAMLVIGGASWWLSGLAMRPIYHSYQQIQQFTVDAAHELRTPLAVTRIAVESALDAEIVASETRNNLEIAQRQVRHLSYLAEDLLWLSRLEAKQLPLYQQPCCLNDLVSDLEEELAPLAMANSIDLRLEILAIQPVYTIGDSDRLYRAISNLITNAIQYTPTQGVVSIRLESADRQAIIAVRDNGIGIAPEDLSHIFDRFYRVQADRSRDTGGTGLGLAIARAIVEAHQGSIQVESKLNLGSIFTVTLPTKTNLSKIRSDVSDNLVG, translated from the coding sequence ATGCATCAGAATCGACTGTTCAATCGTACCCGCATTCAACTAACTCTTACCTATGCGCTGGTAATTGGTGTAATTACATTGTTATGTGGCTCTGCAATTCATTTTGTAATGATTCGAGCCTTCACGCGAATAGTCGATCGAGAATTAAATACTTTAGCAGGAGCCGTTCACGATACCTTAGAATCTGTTTTGCAACAACCAGAAATAGTCGCTCCAGCCGCAACAAAGTTTTTACCTGGTTTGTGTTTGATAGGCAAAGAATGTGGGTTGGTTAAATCTGATTCCAGAATTTTTGAGTTAACCCAAGAGCAAGGATACTCATTGAGATTGTTGAATGTAAAAGGTCGAGCGATTGCAACTTTAGGGCCAAATAAACATAAGCTTATTAACAATGTTCCAACCATGAATTGGAAAACTATTACTGACGATCGCGGCGAACGCTATTATACTCATACGCTCTTACTCAAAACGATCGACAATCGCGACTGGGGTTATCTACAAGTTGCCCAATCTTTCCATCGCTTAGATGACTACATGCATAGTCTGCATCTAATTTTAATTTTGGGGACACCACTAGCAATGTTAGTAATCGGGGGAGCTAGTTGGTGGTTGTCTGGTTTGGCGATGCGGCCAATCTATCATTCCTACCAGCAGATTCAACAGTTTACCGTCGATGCCGCTCACGAACTAAGAACGCCGCTAGCAGTGACGAGAATAGCGGTAGAGAGTGCTTTGGATGCCGAGATCGTCGCGTCGGAAACTCGCAATAATTTAGAAATTGCCCAGCGACAAGTTCGCCATCTTAGTTATCTGGCTGAGGATTTATTATGGCTATCGCGATTGGAAGCCAAGCAATTACCCCTCTACCAGCAACCTTGTTGTCTGAATGATTTAGTTAGCGATTTGGAAGAAGAATTGGCTCCATTGGCAATGGCAAATTCGATCGATCTACGGTTAGAAATTTTAGCTATTCAACCAGTTTATACGATCGGCGATAGTGACAGACTGTATCGGGCAATTTCTAATTTAATTACTAATGCCATTCAATATACGCCTACTCAGGGTGTGGTCTCAATTCGGTTGGAATCGGCAGATCGTCAAGCGATTATCGCAGTCCGAGATAATGGGATTGGCATTGCTCCAGAAGATTTGTCACATATTTTCGATCGCTTTTATCGAGTCCAAGCCGATCGATCTCGCGATACAGGTGGCACGGGGTTGGGTTTAGCAATTGCCCGCGCGATCGTGGAGGCACATCAGGGCAGTATTCAAGTAGAGAGCAAGCTGAATTTAGGGAGTATATTTACCGTAACTTTACCGACTAAAACCAATCTTAGCAAGATTCGATCCGATGTGTCAGACAATCTTGTAGGTTGA
- a CDS encoding glycosyltransferase family 4 protein, with protein sequence MNVIIILEHRFTRTPDGRVWTQTTFPYSFWLRYLKVFDRVTVVARVRDVPSVANDWQLADGDMISFAAVPNYLGPLQYLRKVFQVKQAVRNALGESDAVIIRAPSPLSGSMLPLLLGNNRPFAVEVVADPYDVFAPGSIDHPLRAFFRWSFTRNLRHVCNKAVAAMYVTKFALQQRYPCPNLSEGISDVVLPEQSIVAAPRPLAQKLDAATLVFIGTMSQLYKAPDILIKAVAVCVKGGLNIQLRMLGDGQYRGQLEDLAKAENVSDRVSFLGQLASGSAVQQQLDDADLFVLPSYQEGLPRAMVEAMARALPCLGTTVGGVPELLPSEDLVSPGDVEALARKIREIVTNPARMAQMSARNLETAREYRDEVLQERRTDFYRHVRSQTEVWLSAKKRGLLNSVPTCSEFGHQSSFKFWS encoded by the coding sequence ATGAACGTAATTATCATTCTCGAACATCGCTTCACTCGGACGCCCGACGGACGAGTGTGGACGCAGACAACTTTTCCTTATTCCTTCTGGTTGCGGTATCTCAAGGTATTCGATCGCGTGACTGTAGTCGCACGCGTTCGAGATGTACCTAGCGTTGCCAATGACTGGCAACTGGCGGATGGGGACATGATTTCATTCGCAGCCGTACCAAATTACCTCGGCCCCTTACAGTACCTCCGCAAGGTATTTCAAGTCAAGCAAGCCGTCCGAAATGCCCTGGGTGAGAGCGATGCTGTAATTATTCGCGCGCCGTCGCCGCTATCTGGCTCGATGCTACCGCTGTTATTGGGCAACAATCGTCCGTTTGCAGTAGAAGTTGTCGCCGATCCTTATGATGTGTTTGCGCCCGGTTCGATCGATCATCCGTTGCGTGCATTCTTTCGGTGGTCATTTACCCGCAATTTACGACATGTTTGTAACAAAGCGGTTGCCGCAATGTACGTTACCAAATTTGCACTTCAACAACGGTATCCTTGCCCAAATTTGTCCGAAGGCATATCGGATGTGGTCTTACCAGAGCAGAGCATCGTTGCGGCTCCACGTCCGCTAGCACAGAAGTTAGATGCCGCGACGTTAGTATTTATCGGTACGATGTCTCAATTATATAAAGCTCCAGACATTTTGATTAAAGCTGTCGCTGTCTGCGTCAAAGGAGGACTAAATATCCAACTGCGGATGCTAGGTGATGGTCAATATCGCGGACAACTAGAAGATTTGGCCAAAGCCGAAAATGTTAGCGATCGCGTCAGTTTCCTGGGACAATTGGCTTCTGGATCTGCGGTGCAACAGCAACTAGATGATGCTGACTTATTTGTATTGCCGTCTTACCAAGAAGGCTTGCCCAGAGCTATGGTAGAAGCGATGGCTCGCGCGTTACCTTGTTTGGGTACCACTGTCGGGGGCGTTCCAGAGTTATTGCCTTCAGAAGATCTGGTATCACCTGGAGATGTGGAGGCACTCGCACGGAAAATTCGCGAAATTGTCACCAACCCCGCTCGCATGGCACAAATGTCAGCGCGGAATCTCGAAACAGCTAGAGAGTACCGCGATGAAGTGTTACAAGAGCGGCGGACTGATTTCTACCGCCATGTGCGATCGCAGACGGAAGTGTGGTTATCGGCAAAAAAGCGGGGGTTGCTAAATTCAGTACCGACCTGCTCTGAATTTGGGCATCAATCCTCTTTTAAATTCTGGTCTTGA
- a CDS encoding caspase family protein, protein MANQTCISIGINRYQFLPTLSYGVADAVAIEQFFIDAAGWDSQQCLLLTDTSAQSGTKSTYPNRENINRWLKQWSWDKLQHGDLLWFFFSGCGVSFEGEDYLLPIDGKTDDLANTCISIRQLYQQFRDIGVNALVFLDANHAQHLALGGGIGQATAKLAQEYQIPTFLSCQSHEVSHEDAGLGHGLFTTALLETLNYHPDLNLETIDTYLTTRLAELSEHHWKPLQTPMAIIPTGVSSYRPVFSATTQSSISATIPEVVYTPPVSAALDRDDTYAPYTPPTPMATLVSPAAIGTGAIVKRSHSAPKSQDAPHWAKISLLLTLLVAALGGIYAFNQSRINDLDPQIVTSVAGNGNDSQTPTVGSTSTDLSQARLFVKPGDATSRYQAILAARNIQPTTPAAAAEIQQSIEQWSQEIYQIAKGYADRQYWQLAIDTAKMVPKDATNYNTTQAAMSQWRSKLPG, encoded by the coding sequence ATGGCAAACCAGACGTGTATTTCAATCGGGATTAATCGATACCAGTTCTTGCCGACGTTAAGCTATGGAGTGGCAGATGCTGTGGCGATCGAGCAGTTTTTTATCGATGCGGCTGGCTGGGATTCGCAGCAATGTTTGCTTTTGACCGATACTTCAGCCCAATCGGGGACAAAATCTACCTATCCCAATCGGGAGAATATCAACCGCTGGCTGAAACAGTGGTCTTGGGATAAACTCCAGCATGGCGACTTGTTATGGTTCTTTTTTAGCGGTTGTGGCGTCAGTTTTGAGGGTGAAGATTATCTGCTCCCGATCGATGGCAAAACCGACGACCTGGCCAATACTTGTATCTCCATCCGCCAACTCTACCAGCAGTTTCGCGATATTGGCGTCAATGCGCTGGTGTTTCTCGATGCCAATCACGCCCAACATCTCGCTCTCGGCGGCGGCATCGGGCAAGCTACTGCCAAACTCGCCCAAGAGTATCAAATTCCCACTTTTCTATCTTGTCAAAGTCATGAAGTTTCGCACGAAGATGCGGGATTGGGGCACGGACTGTTTACCACAGCTCTGCTAGAGACGCTAAATTATCACCCCGATCTTAATTTAGAGACAATCGATACCTATTTAACGACTCGATTGGCCGAATTGAGCGAACATCATTGGAAGCCTTTGCAGACGCCGATGGCGATTATCCCGACGGGAGTCTCTAGCTATCGACCAGTATTTTCGGCTACTACCCAATCGTCGATCTCAGCTACCATCCCAGAAGTAGTGTATACACCGCCAGTGTCGGCTGCATTGGATCGGGATGATACCTATGCACCTTATACACCGCCGACTCCGATGGCGACACTAGTTTCCCCAGCGGCAATCGGGACTGGGGCAATCGTCAAGCGATCTCATTCAGCACCAAAGTCGCAGGACGCACCACACTGGGCTAAAATCAGCTTACTATTGACACTGCTGGTAGCCGCTCTCGGCGGGATTTATGCTTTCAACCAATCGAGAATAAACGATCTCGATCCGCAGATCGTTACATCTGTAGCAGGCAATGGAAATGATTCCCAGACACCCACAGTCGGGAGTACATCGACAGACTTATCACAAGCTAGGCTATTTGTCAAGCCTGGTGATGCAACGTCTCGCTACCAGGCGATTTTAGCCGCACGCAATATCCAACCGACCACCCCAGCGGCAGCAGCGGAAATTCAACAGTCGATCGAGCAATGGTCGCAGGAAATCTATCAAATCGCTAAGGGTTATGCCGATCGGCAGTATTGGCAACTCGCCATCGATACGGCCAAGATGGTACCAAAAGATGCTACAAACTACAACACAACTCAAGCTGCGATGTCTCAATGGCGCAGTAAGTTACCAGGTTAA
- a CDS encoding chemotaxis protein CheW translates to MAIYSPLRSRRLAARQTEATQRLITFKLEGETFAIPLDRVHKAITLDAAGERLGHRLYGDPQGTGVSLIAYQGRELVVIDVGHQIFGKAQQILPVDRPKKATVVAPTSMAEVRYLLILQPEPDRLIGLPIDSPPSIQSLQISAFQPLPAIYQQYRNIHCVSAMSLELADRPSIFLLDVTALGQPSE, encoded by the coding sequence ATGGCTATTTATTCTCCGCTGCGATCGCGGCGATTGGCAGCTCGACAAACAGAAGCAACCCAACGCTTGATTACCTTTAAGCTAGAGGGGGAGACTTTTGCCATCCCGCTCGATCGCGTTCACAAAGCGATAACACTCGATGCTGCTGGGGAACGACTCGGGCACAGGCTTTATGGCGATCCTCAAGGTACGGGAGTGAGTTTAATTGCTTATCAAGGTCGAGAGCTAGTAGTTATCGATGTCGGGCATCAGATATTTGGCAAGGCGCAGCAGATCCTGCCAGTCGATCGACCTAAAAAAGCTACTGTGGTAGCACCTACATCGATGGCTGAGGTGAGATATTTATTAATTCTTCAGCCCGAACCAGATCGGCTCATCGGACTGCCGATCGATTCACCACCGAGCATCCAATCGCTTCAAATCTCGGCATTTCAACCCTTACCCGCTATTTATCAACAGTATCGAAATATTCACTGTGTCAGTGCGATGTCCCTGGAGTTGGCCGATCGACCATCGATCTTTTTATTAGATGTCACCGCGCTAGGACAGCCGTCAGAGTGA
- a CDS encoding cryptochrome/photolyase family protein, translating into MSNLVSIVFPHQLFRTHPALVPGGVVYLVEEWLFFHQYRFHQQKLLIHRATMRMYADYLTQQGYQVRYIPATDAECDIQQLIPKIASAGVRELYYADVVDDWLRQRLRGGAKQQGIIVKEFRSPNFFEDPEELTKWFDSRKHFKQTDFYINRRKHHEILLDKFDKPLGGKWTYDVDNRQKFPKGKSAPDFDLPVANEYVIEAQTYVRKHFGDNYGSVEQPFDRGFYPTTYSEADDWLADFLTVRFAEFGVYEDALVLAEPILHHSVLSPMLNTGLLSPKQVIDAALAMVGKVPLNSIEGFVRQIVGWREFMRITYERRGRFQRTRNYWGFTRKVPESFWQGTTGILPLDATIHKALKRGYCHHIERLMVVGNFMLLCEFDPDDVFRWFMEMFVDAYDWVMVPNVYAMSQFADGGGMCTKPYISGSNYLMKMSDYPKGDWQVTWDGLFWRFMHVHRDFFLSNPRLGMLVKTFDKMAPAKQQQHLLAAEKLLGSLDSVT; encoded by the coding sequence ATGTCCAATCTAGTTAGCATTGTTTTTCCCCATCAACTCTTTCGCACGCATCCCGCACTCGTTCCAGGCGGAGTCGTATATCTGGTAGAAGAGTGGTTATTTTTCCATCAATATCGGTTTCACCAGCAAAAGTTATTAATACATCGTGCCACGATGCGGATGTATGCCGATTACCTGACTCAGCAAGGCTACCAGGTACGCTACATTCCCGCCACCGATGCGGAGTGCGATATCCAGCAACTTATCCCCAAGATCGCCAGTGCGGGCGTGAGAGAATTGTACTATGCCGATGTCGTAGATGATTGGCTGCGCCAACGGTTGAGAGGAGGAGCCAAACAGCAAGGAATTATAGTCAAAGAATTTCGATCTCCCAACTTTTTTGAAGATCCTGAAGAGCTAACCAAGTGGTTCGACAGTCGCAAGCACTTCAAGCAGACGGATTTTTATATCAACAGACGCAAACATCACGAAATTTTACTCGATAAATTTGATAAACCGTTGGGTGGAAAATGGACTTACGATGTCGATAATCGCCAAAAATTTCCCAAGGGTAAATCTGCTCCAGATTTCGATTTGCCCGTAGCTAACGAATATGTTATCGAAGCGCAAACCTACGTGCGCAAACATTTTGGTGACAACTATGGCTCGGTAGAACAGCCATTCGATCGGGGGTTTTACCCGACGACATATAGCGAAGCGGATGATTGGCTGGCGGACTTTTTAACCGTGCGCTTTGCTGAATTTGGCGTGTATGAAGATGCGCTGGTTTTGGCAGAGCCGATCTTACATCATTCGGTGCTATCACCCATGCTCAATACCGGACTACTCTCACCCAAACAGGTAATCGATGCAGCTCTAGCAATGGTGGGTAAAGTACCGCTTAATAGTATTGAAGGCTTCGTGCGTCAGATCGTCGGCTGGCGTGAATTTATGCGGATAACCTACGAGCGACGGGGCCGATTCCAGCGCACGCGCAACTATTGGGGTTTTACTCGTAAGGTTCCTGAGAGCTTTTGGCAGGGGACGACTGGGATTTTACCGCTAGATGCCACGATTCACAAGGCACTCAAACGCGGCTACTGTCACCATATCGAGCGGCTGATGGTAGTCGGCAATTTCATGCTGCTATGTGAATTCGATCCTGACGATGTATTCCGCTGGTTTATGGAGATGTTTGTCGATGCTTATGACTGGGTGATGGTACCAAATGTCTATGCGATGAGCCAGTTTGCCGATGGTGGTGGGATGTGTACCAAACCTTATATCAGTGGCAGCAATTATTTGATGAAGATGAGCGACTACCCTAAAGGCGATTGGCAAGTAACCTGGGACGGATTATTTTGGCGATTTATGCATGTTCATCGCGATTTCTTTTTGAGTAATCCGCGCTTGGGCATGTTGGTAAAAACTTTCGATAAAATGGCTCCAGCTAAGCAACAACAGCACCTCTTAGCTGCGGAAAAATTATTGGGAAGTTTAGATAGTGTCACTTAG